In Penaeus monodon isolate SGIC_2016 chromosome 15, NSTDA_Pmon_1, whole genome shotgun sequence, a genomic segment contains:
- the LOC119581917 gene encoding NEDD8-activating enzyme E1 regulatory subunit-like, protein MEKPGTPSSEQSDKAKKYDRQLRLWGDHGQASLECANICLINASATGTETLKSLVLPGVGAITIVDDAKVTPKDIGNNFFVDGESIGRPRGEVALHLLLELNPDVRGTFVDQAVDEILDNQPDFFTPFTCVVATCLPESTLLSLSKVLWDASIPLLVVRSYGMIGYIRVQIEEHTVIESHPDNEMPDLRLDRPFPALQKYMDSLDLETMDSKEHSHVPYVVILYKTLQQWNQRYGAPPKNYREKKDFIQLVKEGMREKESGETEENFEEAMKAVNTSLMPTRIPSGVESILNEAASNTLTPSTRPFWILAKALHEFVTSEGRGALPVRGTIPDMTADSEKYIKIQNLYREQAAQDADWVLRRVQELSQQLGPRKVMITESDVKAFCKNAHALRVLKGKSIADEYKGSINLGDIGAHLENPESELVWYVMLRAVDQFHSEFRAYPGYFQDQVETDIVRLKVCVNRLLADWGCGPIIKDDFIHEMCRYGAAEVHSIAAYIGGCAAHEAVKIITAQYVPIHNTHIYNAITATSATFTL, encoded by the exons ATGGAGAAGCCCGGCACTCCGTCCTCGGAACAAAGTGACAAGGCCAAGAAATACGACCGGCAGTTGAG GCTTTGGGGTGACCATGGCCAAGCTTCACTGGAGTGTGCAAACATCTGCCTCATCAATGCCAGTGCCACAGGAACAGAAACACTGAAGTCTCTGGTCCTGCCGGGTGTGGGAGCCATAACCATTGTAGATGATGCAAAAGTCACACCAAAGGACATTGGCAACAA ctTCTTTGTGGATGGAGAAAGTATAGGACGTCCTCGTGGAGAAGTTGCCCTGCATCTCTTGCTAGAACTCAACCCAGATGTGCGAGGGACCTTTGTGGACCAGGCTGTTGATGAAATCCTCGATAATCAGCCTGATTTTTTCACTCCATTCACTTGTGTCGTTGCAACATGTCTGCCAGAAAG TACGCTCTTGTCTCTCTCAAAAGTATTATGGGATGCCAGTATTCCATTGTTGGTGGTGAGAAGTTATGGTATGATTGGATACATTAGAGTCCAG ATAGaagagcatactgttattgaaaGTCACCCTGACAATGAAATGCCTGACCTTCGTCTGGACAGACCTTTCCCCGCCTTGCAGAAATACATGGACAGTCTCGACCTGGAGACAATGGATTCCAAAGAACACTCTCATGTTCCATATGTTGTTATACTCTACAAGACACTTCAGCAGTGGAATCAGCGATATGGAGCTCCACCAAAGAATTATAGGGAGAAGAAAGATTTCATTCAGCTTGTCAAAGAAG gtatgagagaaaaagagagtggggaaaCAGAGGAGAATTTTGAAGAAGCGATGAAGGCAGTAAACACATCGTTGATGCCCACACGGATTCCTTCGGGTGTGGAGTCTATCCTAAATGAGGCTGCCTCAAATACCCTCACTCCCTCCACGCGACCCTTTTGGATATTGGCAAAAGCACTGCATGAATTTGTGACTTCAGAAGGTCGTGGAGCGTTGCCTGTAAGGGGGACCATTCCAGATATGACAGCCGACTCAGAAAAATATATCAAGATTCAGAATTT ATATCGGGAGCAGGCAGCACAGGATGCAGATTGGGTCTTAAGAAGAGTGCAGGAGCTAAGTCAGCAACTAGGGCCAAGAAAAGTCATGATAACTGAAAGTGATGTGAAGGCATTCTGTAAAAATGCCCATGCACTGCGAGTTCTCAAGGGAAAATCTATTGCTGATGAATACAAAGGCAGTATCAATCTTGGGGATATTG gtGCTCACTTAGAGAACCCAGAAAGTGAACTTGTTTGGTATGTGATGCTTCGTGCAGTAGACCAGTTCCACTCTGAATTCCGAGCTTATCCAGGGTACTTCCAAGATCAAGTTGAAACAGATATTGTGCGTCTTAAG gTTTGTGTAAACAGGCTTTTGGCAGACTGGGGCTGTGGGCCAATCATCAAAGACGACTTCATTCACGAGATGTGTAGATATGGTGCGGCAGAAGTGCATTCCATTGCTGCTTATATTGGAGGCTGTGCTGCCCATGAGGCTGTTAAAATCATCACAGCACAATATGTGCCAATACATAATACTCACATTTACAATGCTATAACAGCAACCTCAGCAACATTTACACTGTGA